The Pseudomonadota bacterium genome segment GCGTCTCACCCAGGCAGGTGCCCGGGACACGCGACCGCTGGCAAAACCGAAGGCCGCCCCCACGCCCATCGCCACCGGCACCCGCAAGCGCTCACGGTGTTCGGCGATCCATCGCTCCTGCTTTGGGCAGCCCAACCCCACCCACAGCACGTCTGCCCCGCTGGCGTTGATCGCTTCGATCATGGCTTGGGTCTCCTCAGCGGCCAGGGGGCGAAACGGTGGGGAGCAGGTGCCGGCGACCACGTGCCCTGGGTACTGGTGCTTCAGGTTGTCCTCGAGCGCGTCGAGGGTCTCCTGCGTATCACCGAAGAAGTAGCTTCGGTAGCCGCGCTTATCCGCAGTGGCGAGGAAGGCGCGCAGCACATCCGGCCCTGGCACGCGCTCGGGGATAGGTTCGCCGCGCAGGCGAGAGACGACTACTGGAGCAATGCCATCGGCGCAGGAGATGTCGGCGCCGTTTATGACCCGGCGGAAGCCCGCATCGCGATGCCCCTCCCAAATCCCATGGAAGCCCGTGGCGACCACGTACCGCGCGCCCTCATGGCACTCGCGCTCGGTGATCCAACGCTCCATCTCATCGACCGTTTGCTGCAGTGTCAGTCGGTCGATCCCCGAACCAAGCACGTAAGCGCGCTCTGCCATTCTCTATCCTGTCCTCGTAAAGTTGATCGACCTGCCGCCCTAGCGCGCGGTGGCGCCCGCACGGCTCCACTGCAGGCGGAAAATGACGTCCGGGTGACTGGACACCAGCACATCCTCGCTGAAGCCGAAGCGTACGGTATGACGGGGTGTAAGGGTCAGCGCAACACCCACGTGCAGGACGCCCGCCAGCCCCTCGAGGTCTGGCACGGTCGCCTCCACCACTGCGCTGCGCAGGTCCAAGCCGGCGCCGACGCTCACCCGCGGGCCGACGCGGAAGTCTACTGCGCCGCCGCCGAAGCCGACCCACGACTCGAGCTCGGCGCCGAGCACCTGGCCATCGCTTAGGCGGGCGATCCCGGTGTGCGCTTGCAGACGCAGGCGGTCAACGGCGAAGGGCGCCTGGCGATGCCAGTGGGCGGTGAGCGAGACATCCACGCTATCGCTGCCGGTGAGGCGTTCGGGATCTCCCGTGGGCAGCTCGCCGCGTAGGCTCAGCCAGGTCTCCCCTCGACCGTCCTCGCGCGCGCCCAGTCGGCGCGCCAGCATGAGGCCGATATCACCGATCCCCGACGCGTCCTCGTCGAGGCGGCCGACGGCGATGCCCTGGCGTGCATACTCCACGCTGAGCTGACCGCGCGGCACGTCGTCGCGTATACCATCGGGCAGGCCGAAGGCGCTGTGCCAGGTGTCGATGACAGCATCGAGCACGCCGCCTCCCCAGCTGATCCACGGCACCTGCGCACCCACGCGCCAGTCCTCGTTCAGGGCCCATAGGCCGACCAGCTGCAGCTGCGTGCTCTCGCCGTCGAACAGGTAGGAATCCACCTCACTCGACTGGGTGGATGCATGGCTGGCGATGGCGAGGCAGGTACTGATACCCGGATCACTCGGATCGAGCGTATTAGGACCCGCTACGGCGACTAAGCTCGCGAAGGGCCCCATGGGCGTGCGACAGGTGAGGGCGCCCGCGCGAGCCAATGGCCCAACCATCAACAACAGTGACAAAGCGACAATGGCCCCGCCTAAGCGAGCTAGCATGATCATCTGGGACTGTCGCTCACGCTGGCGGCATGCGTTAATCAAGGAGGAACACCATGGGTATGCTTTCCTGGGCCCTGCTCGGGCTGATCGTCGGCGCATTGGCCAAGTTCTTGATGCCTGGGAAGGATCCCGGCGGCATCTTGGTGACCATCGGCATCGGCGTCGCCGGCGCCTTCGTGGGCGGCTACCTCGGCACCTTGCTCGGCGTCGGTGGCGTCGGCGGCTTCGACCTCATGAGCATCGCCATCGCCACCGGCGGGGCGATGTTACTACTGTTTGCTTACCGTAACTTGAAGGGCTGAGACTCCTCGACGCCAGCGGATGGTGCGGTCGCGGAGGGCCGCACCGATCCGTGCGCCCTAGCGCACCACGTGCCATTCGGTCTGCCGACCGGCTAGGTAGATCACCCGCTCGCCGTCGAAACAGGCGTCCTGCTCCAACTTGATCTGCACGAACTGCTCTCCCCAAGCCCCGATTGGACTCTTGATGTTGCCTTCGATTGCGTAGCAGGTGTTCTCATGCAGGGGCCAATCCCCGCGGATCGGCGTGCCGTCCTGATCGTCCCACATGCCGATCGTCGGTCCCGGCGCGTGGCCGAAGAAACCGATCGGGTGGGTATACACGCTGCAGATAATGCCCCCGCGATCGCAGGCGACGCGCGTCTGCGCCAGGATCTCGTTCCCCGTTCTTCCGCTGACGAAGGCATCCGTTAGCATGTCCTGCCAGCGATTTCCCGTCGCCAGAGCATTCACCAGTGCTGACGGTACGCCCTCCTCGCCTAAGCGAGGCACGTAGGCCATCTCCTGCGTGTCCGTGCACAGCTTGAGGTAGCACACGCCGACGTCGGTATGGAGCACGTCGCCGGCCTCGATCACACCGCCGCTACCACAAAAGGGCGACTCTGCCTCGCACGTCTGACCGGGCCGCTGGATGTTGACGTAGGGCATAAACCAAGGCGCGAGGTTGAGGTCTTCGAAGCGCTGGCGGATGTACCACGCAACATCGGCCGTTGTGGTGGCCCCGGGAGTAATGACTTCGGTCGAGAAGGCCTCCGCGATCACCATGCGCGCAAGGCTCACGGTGTGCGCGTAGGTCTCCAATTCCGATTGCGTTCGGGTCTCTGCCCAGCGCACCACCAGATCCTCGGCCGAGGTCAGCCGCGCAACGTACTCGGGCGGCAGCACGGCCACCAAACGCTCGTACAAGGCGTGGGAAAGGCCGTCGGCCACGGGCCAGTCGCGCGACATGTCGATACCGATACGCGCAGGATCGCGCTCGGCGATCAGCTCCCCTAGTGCTTGCCACTGGGCATCCAGATCCCCGCCTTCCCAAGCTGACTCGTAAGGCTCGCCCAGGGGGTAGCGATTCACCGTGAGGCGATCGACACCGTCCTCCGTCCGGTGGAAGATGATCATCGTGGTACGCCGGGCGGCGAAGGTCGGCTGCGGCACCAAGGAGAAGTAGATCGGATCCTCCGCATACTCCCGCGAGAGCACCAACCACATATCGAGGTTGGTTTGCGCCATGAGCTGCGGCAGCAGCGCGGTCAGGCGCTCGGCCAGGTGGCGGTTCTCGATCTCCGGCCGCGCACGGAAATCGAGGACGGCTCGCGGCCCGTCTACGACGCGGCCCTGAGAGGCGTCCGTGGCGACGGCCAGGCCGCCCGCGAGCAAGAGCATTGGCAGCAAGATCAGCTGCGGTAAGCGACCCATGGCAATTCCTCTCAATTCCATTTCCTGGATCATTATCGCGAAGAGAGCGCCGCCTGCGGACGGCGTTGCCAGGCGTCAAAGGCAAACAGGCAGACGGCGGACCAAATGCACGCGAAGCAGATCGTGAACGGCAACGTAAGCGACTCGCCGTAGAGCAAGCCCATCAGAAACTGAAGGGTGGGCGCCAGGAACTGCACAAAGCCAAGGGTGGCCAGGGGCAGGCGGCGCGCCGCCAGGGCGAAGAGCAGCAGCGGCAATACCGTGATAGGACCTGCCAGCAGCAGCAATAGGACCATTCCCGGTGCCTCGGGGGTCAAGGAGGCGGTACCGGCAGCCACCAGACTCGCCAAATAGATGCCCGCCACCGGCAACAGCACAAGCGTCTCTACGAAGAGCCCCGGCATGGCGCCCACCGGGATGGCTTTTCTAATCACGCCGTAGACCGTGAAGGTCAGCGCTAGGGTGATGGAGATCAGAGGGAAGCCACGGCCTACGGTAGCAAGCACCAGCACCCCCACGGTCGCCAGTCCCACGGAGATCACCTGTGTGCGATTCAACCGCTCCCCGAAGAACAGAACCCCAGCCAGCACCGACACGAGTGGATTGATGTAGTAGCCAAGGCTGGCCTGGAAGATATTGCCGCTCAGCACCGCGCGAATGTAGACGAGCCAGTTGATCGCGATGAAGGCAGCGGAGGTGGCCAGTAGCGCTAGCGTTCGTGGGTGGCGTAGGGCGTCCCAGACGGCCTGGCGTTGGCCTCGGAGGCTAATGATCAACACACCGAAGGGGACTGCCCAAACAATGCGATGGGCGAGGATCTCGAGCGCGTCGACCTTGGCTACGAGCTTGAAGTAAACCGGCAAGATACCCCACATGAGGTACGCGCAGAGGGCGGCGGCAAGCCCCTCGCGCCCGCGGTCCCCCGAGGCAGCGGCGTCAGGGCGCGCTGGGGAGGACGTTGGCGGGTGGGCGGCGCTCATGACGCGGCATGGTACGCGCCCTGCGCCCGGTGTCGAGCACCGGTTGTCTCGCTTCGCGACTCACGCAACCCGCGTACCGGTCGCAGCGGCGCAGAGCGGTGCCGCACTGTCCAAAAAATCGGCCAGTACGCGAGCGTAGTTCTGCGTGTGCTCCACCTGTACGCTATGGCTGCCGCGCTCGAACACGTGCAGCTGTGCGTGC includes the following:
- a CDS encoding WecB/TagA/CpsF family glycosyltransferase encodes the protein MAERAYVLGSGIDRLTLQQTVDEMERWITERECHEGARYVVATGFHGIWEGHRDAGFRRVINGADISCADGIAPVVVSRLRGEPIPERVPGPDVLRAFLATADKRGYRSYFFGDTQETLDALEDNLKHQYPGHVVAGTCSPPFRPLAAEETQAMIEAINASGADVLWVGLGCPKQERWIAEHRERLRVPVAMGVGAAFGFASGRVSRAPAWVRRLGLEWVWRLAVEPRKLWRRTLIQGPQFLFHLALELTGLRRYPREGGAEGKGARR
- a CDS encoding DUF3187 family protein, whose amino-acid sequence is MINACRQRERQSQMIMLARLGGAIVALSLLLMVGPLARAGALTCRTPMGPFASLVAVAGPNTLDPSDPGISTCLAIASHASTQSSEVDSYLFDGESTQLQLVGLWALNEDWRVGAQVPWISWGGGVLDAVIDTWHSAFGLPDGIRDDVPRGQLSVEYARQGIAVGRLDEDASGIGDIGLMLARRLGAREDGRGETWLSLRGELPTGDPERLTGSDSVDVSLTAHWHRQAPFAVDRLRLQAHTGIARLSDGQVLGAELESWVGFGGGAVDFRVGPRVSVGAGLDLRSAVVEATVPDLEGLAGVLHVGVALTLTPRHTVRFGFSEDVLVSSHPDVIFRLQWSRAGATAR
- a CDS encoding GlsB/YeaQ/YmgE family stress response membrane protein, which produces MGMLSWALLGLIVGALAKFLMPGKDPGGILVTIGIGVAGAFVGGYLGTLLGVGGVGGFDLMSIAIATGGAMLLLFAYRNLKG
- a CDS encoding M24 family metallopeptidase; this translates as MGRLPQLILLPMLLLAGGLAVATDASQGRVVDGPRAVLDFRARPEIENRHLAERLTALLPQLMAQTNLDMWLVLSREYAEDPIYFSLVPQPTFAARRTTMIIFHRTEDGVDRLTVNRYPLGEPYESAWEGGDLDAQWQALGELIAERDPARIGIDMSRDWPVADGLSHALYERLVAVLPPEYVARLTSAEDLVVRWAETRTQSELETYAHTVSLARMVIAEAFSTEVITPGATTTADVAWYIRQRFEDLNLAPWFMPYVNIQRPGQTCEAESPFCGSGGVIEAGDVLHTDVGVCYLKLCTDTQEMAYVPRLGEEGVPSALVNALATGNRWQDMLTDAFVSGRTGNEILAQTRVACDRGGIICSVYTHPIGFFGHAPGPTIGMWDDQDGTPIRGDWPLHENTCYAIEGNIKSPIGAWGEQFVQIKLEQDACFDGERVIYLAGRQTEWHVVR
- the rarD gene encoding EamA family transporter RarD codes for the protein MSAAHPPTSSPARPDAAASGDRGREGLAAALCAYLMWGILPVYFKLVAKVDALEILAHRIVWAVPFGVLIISLRGQRQAVWDALRHPRTLALLATSAAFIAINWLVYIRAVLSGNIFQASLGYYINPLVSVLAGVLFFGERLNRTQVISVGLATVGVLVLATVGRGFPLISITLALTFTVYGVIRKAIPVGAMPGLFVETLVLLPVAGIYLASLVAAGTASLTPEAPGMVLLLLLAGPITVLPLLLFALAARRLPLATLGFVQFLAPTLQFLMGLLYGESLTLPFTICFACIWSAVCLFAFDAWQRRPQAALSSR